acatcaccagagtccgaattgaccaaggtgtggtttataaggaagctaaatccatttttgagaacaaaaatgtTCCTTCCTTTGCAAGTAAGCTGCAAGAAAGACTAGAGAAAATTCAGAATACTGGTTGTTCTCAATGCAAGTGCAACTGCACTCAGGCTAAGCCAATTTCTTCCGTAAAAGCAGTTCCAATCCCGTCCAGTAATCCACAGGAATCGGAACTCAGCACCTCctcgtcagattcagaatccgacccagacatttcaatggaaattgaaacaatcccctccaacaagaggaaaaataccaacaaaagatcaacctcagatgaattcaaatcatcagaagaggaaatttttcgaggaaaagaatccaataggaagaaatccaagaaccaaaaatacaactcaacccaaccatccaacgaatccaaaccatccacttccctccaaccatccacttccccccaaccatccacttcattcTAACCAACCATCGCATCCAAAACTAAAACCTCCAACCAATCCAACCATTCAAACAAACCCACCCCACTTGCCAACACACCAATTGCCaacgtttccaaaaatgatcctaGACTAAAGAACAAATCCGGCAAATCTACCCATTCCTAATCTCATACCCTTCTCCCATCTTCGAACCCCTATTTACTTACCTCAGCCCACTTacctttttctcatttttaaaatttactcCTCTAGCTAGTAACAGCAACCCTTCGTCCTGTAACCAAACACCCAACCGAAAACTTgctattcaatggaacttgcgtgggctatccacttccatgaacgaaattaagctaatgttagctgaggaacaacatctcccactagcactggattttcaagaagctaaaaaaatcaatgtatcgCTCTTAGAGCGGGCGTTTAGCGACAAATTTTCATGGTATTTTAAGGAAGGGCCATCCTCGGGGCTTTTTGGAGCCTGCCTCGCTGTCCTGAGTGACCTTCCTCATACCGTCATCCCCATAACATCATCATTACAAATATGTGCGATACAACTGAAGGGACCTCTACAGGTAACCCTTGCTTCCATTTATATTCCCCCATTGCACAGTAATGACATTGAAACGCAACTTACGGATGCCATCAAACAGTTACCGCACCCATTCGTCCTGATGGGTGACTTTAACGCCTCCCACTCTTCATGGGGAGGAAACAAATGTGACAAAAGaggtaaaacaattttgggaatcgtccaaaagctaaacctcatcatacttaacgatcaccgtcataccaggatagatatccatcacggatcatcatcggccatcgacatcacgattgcTTCCTGGGACCTCGCCCCCAGGTTGAGCTGGACCGTTGATACTGACCTCAGAGGTAGTGATCATTTCCCCATCCACATCCGAACCCTGTCTAGAAACCCAAACATTCGTTTGCGCAGGAAATGGATATACCAGTCGGCTGACTGGGAAGGCTTCGAATCCACAATCAACAGCTTACTTTCCGAACATGAAAGCTGCTCTGTGGAAGAATTTACCCACGCCATTATTTTAGCGGCTGAACAAAATATCCACCGTAGCAGTGGGAAACCCGGCCGAAAGGCTGTACCATGGTGGAACGATGCAGTTGCCATCAAAAGCCAtcaaaaggagaagaaaatcccTCCGTGTCCTACGACGCCTTCCTGATGGAAGCGCTTGCAAAATGATTGCCCTAACAAACTTCCAAACGGCTAGAGCTCTAGCTAGGAAGGTAATAACCGAAGCCAAGCAAAACAGTTGGATGGAATTTCTTGATTGCATctgttcgcgcccgattcgaccGCTCCGGAATGACGGCATGCGCGGGGCAGATATATTCATCGCCGACAGCACTGCGCACCGAATTACATCGCTAGCGCCACACGTTCACTTTCACATAAAATGAGGTGGCGGTCGAGGAATTATTGTATTCTGTTTTACACGTTATATTGTAACATCGTCAAATAAACAACTAGTTAGAAGAAAAGTGTTTGACTTCCAAGTGCACTCTTGCCTTCCGAATAAACCTTCGCACCATCGATATCTGGCTAGTAGACTGCTGTGGAAACCATTGCCTGCCCTTTTCAAGGCGGAAGAAAAGTTTTATTTCCACGCAGTTGACCAGTCTTACTTATACAGTCCACTGCCTTGGCGCTGAGGAACGCGCCAACatatggtccttcgaaccggatctcGAATCAACGTGCTATGCGAATTGGTTATCCGGTGAGAGTTTTGCGAACGGAAGTCAGATAGGGAAAAAGTAAACCGGAAATCGCGTAAGAAAACGTTGAGAATGCCGAGAGTACGACACACACCGAAATCCGACCGAGATTCGAATAAAGAAGCCGCCACACCATCGAAGAAAGAGGAAGATTCCAGAGAATCCTTGTGCTGTCAGCGACAGCAGGTGAAAGCTGCCACACCAACGAAGAAAGAAGCAGTGGATTCCAGAGAAAAATTATGCTACCAGCGTCAGCAGATCAccaggaaaataaaaatgattagtCACCATCTTGAGGAAGCCGAAAATAAGCCACAACAAATAAGCACATCATTGCTGAAGGTGTTCGCGAAGAAACTGGAGCTTCATTACAAGGAGTTCACAGAAATACATCGTGAAATACTTGCAGCCACCGTATCATCTGACAACGAGGCGGAAGGTGAAGTGTTGAATGAATTTGATGCGCTTCATACAAACACTCTCATTTTGTTGGAGCAACTCACCGAGTCACTTTCGCCTGCCAGCAATAACAAACAACCAGTTTCGAGTCCCACCATTATTGTCCAACAACCAATCAGAGCTCCTGTACCAACCTTCGACGGCAAAGTGGAGAACTGGCCGAAGTTCCGCACgatgtttggaatattttcgCTCGCAGTGGAGATTCCGATGCAGTTGAACTGCACCATCTCGACAAGGCTCTAATAGACGATGCAGCGGGTTGGATCACTGCAAAGATGGTTCTGGACAACAACTTCCAGCAAACATGGCAGCAGCTTATCGACCAGTACGAGAATCCGAGAGTGATCGTCGACACACATATCGACGGATTGCTTGATTTGAAGCCGATGACCAAGCGAAACCAAAAGGATTTACTCGAGCTGGTGAAAACGTTTAATCGCCACGTTGGTGGACTTGAGTACCAGGGGCTAGAAGTGGATGAACTTTCAGACCTCATTCTAACGAAAATCCTAACGTCACGATTGGACGACCAAACACTGCAGCTTTGGGAGAGAAACCAGCAGCACGCCACATTACCGAACCTGAAAGACACTGTAGCTTTTCTTCGAAGCGAATGTCAGATATTGGAAAGATTCCAAAACCGATACCAGGCTACACCGAAACAGACACAAATCAAGCCGTTCGTGAGTTCTAAGCAGTCGAATCAGAAATCATATACAACAGCTGAATCCTGCCTTTTATGCAAAGAAAATCATCGCCATTTCGAGTGTCCAGAATTACACAAGCTATCTCCGGATCAGCGTTATGAGAAggtaaaaaacttgaaaatctgCTTCAACTGTCTCCGTCCAGGACATCGCACACTTGACTGCTCATCCAAGAAGACCTGCTCTCGTTGCCAGCGAAAGCACCACACTCTATTGCACAAAGAGCCATCGTATACAGAGGAACAGCTTTTTGATTACAAGTTACAAGAACAACACCATTCCCGTTcggtcacgacggatgaacccCATGAATTCGAGCCAATCACCAATACCGTCGTTTCCTGCAGTTGTCACAGGGGTGCTAGAACAGTGATGCTCATGACGGCTATAGTTCAACTCAAGGACAATCGTGAACGCACAACACCTTGCCGAGTTTTACTGGATAGTGGATCGCAAGTGAACTTCATTCACAAAGATTTAGTTGACCGTTTGTTTGTCACTCGACGACCAGCACGAGTACCCATTGCAGGAATCGGTGGAGCCGACACCTTCGCCAAAGAAAAAGTGATGGtgcaaataaaatcgacacactCCAATTTCGGCACTGATGTCGAATGTTTAGTGGTTCCAACTATAACGGAAGCAATCCCAGCAACAAAAATAAACGTTTCATCATGGCCGATTGATAGAAACCTACCCCTCGCAGATCCAAACTTCAACCACCCAGGAGCCATCGATATGCTGATCGGCGTGTCACAATTTTTGCGCTTGTTGAAGGCCGGGCGCCTCCAACTAGGCGACAACCTGCCGGAGTTACTTGAAACGCATCTCGGATGGGGACATTCAACAATGTTTTGTTGGCACCGAAGTAATTTCCGCAGTACCAACGGTTCCGAAGCGCGAGAAGTTGTTCCAGCCAATGATCAATATAGACGACACTAGGAGATATGTGGTAACCCAGCCATCGCGAATATCGTTTCAAGATAATGAAAACAACCGGAATCCGACAATACGACGCTTCCTTCCACCGGAAAGAAATCTGCAGAAGAAAACCGAGCATTG
The Toxorhynchites rutilus septentrionalis strain SRP chromosome 2, ASM2978413v1, whole genome shotgun sequence genome window above contains:
- the LOC129766283 gene encoding uncharacterized protein LOC129766283, whose amino-acid sequence is MVLDNNFQQTWQQLIDQYENPRVIVDTHIDGLLDLKPMTKRNQKDLLELVKTFNRHVGGLEYQGLEVDELSDLILTKILTSRLDDQTLQLWERNQQHATLPNLKDTVAFLRSECQILERFQNRYQATPKQTQIKPFVSSKQSNQKSYTTAESCLLCKENHRHFECPELHKLSPDQRYEKVKNLKICFNCLRPGHRTLDCSSKKTCSRCQRKHHTLLHKEPSYTEEQLFDYKLQEQHHSRSVTTDEPHEFEPITNTVVSCSCHRGARTVMLMTAIVQLKDNRERTTPCRVLLDSGSQVNFIHKDLVDRLFVTRRPARVPIAGIGGADTFAKEKVMVQIKSTHSNFGTDVECLVVPTITEAIPATKINVSSWPIDRNLPLADPNFNHPGAIDMLIGVSQFLRLLKAGRLQLGDNLPELLETHLGWGHSTMFCWHRSNFRSTNGSEAREVVPANDQYRRH